In Bradyrhizobium sp. CCBAU 051011, the following are encoded in one genomic region:
- a CDS encoding VOC family protein: MLKDAKVATRLPAKDLDRARAFYSEKLGLEPVEQREGGLRYVCAAGEFAIFISTGVQSGTHTQMGWEVDDIEATMRELRARGVEFEEYDLPGLRTVDGIAEIGGNYPSKGTGERGAWFRDSEGNLLGIGQPVRS, translated from the coding sequence ATGCTAAAGGACGCGAAGGTGGCAACTCGGCTTCCAGCCAAAGACCTAGATCGCGCGCGGGCATTTTACTCGGAGAAACTCGGGCTTGAGCCGGTCGAACAGCGCGAGGGCGGGCTCCGCTACGTCTGCGCGGCCGGCGAGTTTGCGATCTTCATCTCGACCGGAGTGCAATCCGGCACGCACACGCAAATGGGCTGGGAAGTCGACGACATCGAGGCGACGATGCGCGAGCTTCGAGCGCGGGGAGTTGAGTTTGAGGAGTATGACCTGCCCGGCCTGAGGACCGTTGATGGAATTGCGGAGATTGGGGGGAATTACCCCAGCAAGGGTACCGGTGAGCGGGGCGCGTGGTTCCGCGACAGCGAAGGAAACCTGCTGGGAATCGGGCAGCCGGTTCGGTCTTGA
- a CDS encoding TRAP transporter small permease produces the protein MSDSGAGIFRRVNDAVYWTGAAVACVALVLVSAVIPWAVYTRYVLNSASSWPEPMAVLLTVGITFIGSANCYRQRIHMNMTVGTDLLPPLLRRASLFLSEILMGVIAIFMVIWGLRLVRTTWDNSVDEFPWLSVGVTYLPIVVSGAMMLLFVVERLTIGPPPRDGADAHVPVE, from the coding sequence ATGTCTGATTCTGGAGCCGGAATATTCCGGCGTGTGAACGACGCGGTTTACTGGACCGGCGCCGCGGTCGCATGTGTGGCGCTCGTGCTGGTCTCGGCGGTCATTCCCTGGGCCGTCTACACCCGATATGTCCTCAACAGCGCATCGTCATGGCCGGAGCCAATGGCCGTGCTGCTGACCGTCGGTATCACCTTCATCGGCTCGGCCAACTGCTATCGCCAGCGCATTCACATGAACATGACTGTCGGCACCGATCTGCTGCCGCCGCTGCTGCGACGCGCCTCGTTGTTCCTCAGCGAAATATTGATGGGCGTGATCGCCATCTTCATGGTCATCTGGGGACTGCGGCTCGTCCGGACCACCTGGGATAACTCGGTGGACGAATTTCCCTGGCTTTCGGTCGGCGTCACCTATCTTCCGATCGTGGTCAGCGGCGCGATGATGCTCCTGTTCGTCGTCGAACGCCTGACCATTGGCCCGCCCCCGCGCGATGGCGCCGACGCTCACGTACCGGTCGAGTAA
- a CDS encoding (2Fe-2S)-binding protein has protein sequence MQLIVNGKTHQVDVEDEMPLLWVLRDVLGITGPKYGCGVAMCGACTVHVGGEAVRSCSLPATDIKGDITTIEGLGTPEAMHVVQKAWLKHQVAQCGYCQSGQIMTAAALLRVNPNPSDDDIDQAMSGNLCRCGTYPRIRAAIKTAARELKGRAT, from the coding sequence ATGCAGCTCATCGTCAACGGCAAGACGCATCAGGTTGACGTCGAAGACGAGATGCCACTGCTATGGGTCTTGCGCGACGTACTCGGAATCACGGGACCCAAATATGGCTGCGGGGTTGCGATGTGCGGCGCCTGCACGGTGCATGTTGGCGGCGAGGCGGTGCGATCCTGCTCGCTGCCGGCCACGGACATTAAAGGCGACATCACCACGATCGAGGGATTGGGCACGCCGGAGGCGATGCATGTCGTGCAGAAGGCCTGGCTAAAGCACCAGGTCGCGCAATGCGGCTATTGCCAGTCCGGCCAGATCATGACGGCCGCCGCGCTGTTGAGAGTCAACCCCAACCCGAGCGACGACGACATCGACCAGGCGATGTCGGGCAATCTGTGCCGCTGCGGCACTTATCCGCGGATCCGCGCCGCGATCAAGACCGCGGCGCGCGAGCTCAAGGGACGCGCGACATGA
- the dctP gene encoding TRAP transporter substrate-binding protein DctP, with the protein MKRRDFIKLSAGLGATMATTAPLSSAFAQTKMVLKASDVHPLGYPTVEAVVRMGKKLEAATNGRLTIQMFPSMQLGGEKEMIEQAQLGALQFARISVGAVGPVVDDVNVFNMPFVFRNSKHMEKVIDGEIGDELLAKISTNEKTGLIALCWMNAGSRNVYNNKRPIRTIADLKGLKVRMMGNPLFVDTMNALGGNGVALGFDQVFSSMQTGVVDGAENNPPSFIAQNHNQVAKYFTMTEHLIIPELLVFSRISWQKLSPEDQALIKKFAREAQQEQRVLWYEAENAAIEKMKASGTEIITDIDKKPFQDAVKPVWDKYGAKYAAMVKRIEAVQ; encoded by the coding sequence ATGAAACGCCGCGACTTCATCAAGTTGAGCGCAGGCCTCGGGGCCACAATGGCGACCACGGCGCCGCTGTCATCCGCCTTTGCGCAAACCAAAATGGTGCTGAAGGCTTCCGACGTTCATCCGCTCGGCTATCCGACGGTCGAAGCCGTCGTCCGGATGGGCAAGAAGCTGGAGGCCGCCACCAATGGCAGGCTGACGATCCAGATGTTCCCCTCGATGCAGCTCGGCGGCGAAAAGGAGATGATCGAGCAGGCTCAGCTCGGCGCGCTGCAGTTCGCCCGTATTTCAGTCGGCGCCGTCGGCCCCGTCGTGGACGACGTCAACGTCTTCAACATGCCGTTCGTCTTCCGCAACTCCAAACACATGGAGAAAGTCATCGACGGCGAAATCGGCGATGAGTTGCTGGCGAAGATTTCCACGAACGAAAAGACCGGCCTGATCGCGCTGTGCTGGATGAACGCCGGCTCGCGCAATGTCTACAACAACAAGCGGCCGATCCGGACCATTGCCGACCTCAAGGGCCTCAAGGTCCGCATGATGGGCAACCCGCTGTTCGTCGACACCATGAACGCGCTGGGCGGCAATGGAGTCGCCTTGGGCTTCGACCAGGTGTTCAGCTCGATGCAGACAGGCGTGGTCGATGGCGCCGAGAACAATCCACCGTCGTTCATAGCGCAGAACCATAACCAGGTGGCGAAGTATTTCACGATGACCGAGCATCTGATCATTCCGGAGCTGTTGGTGTTCTCGCGCATCTCGTGGCAGAAGCTGTCGCCGGAAGATCAGGCGCTGATCAAGAAATTTGCCAGGGAAGCCCAGCAAGAGCAGCGTGTGCTCTGGTATGAAGCGGAGAACGCCGCGATCGAAAAAATGAAGGCTTCCGGCACCGAAATCATCACCGATATCGACAAGAAGCCGTTCCAGGATGCCGTCAAACCGGTCTGGGACAAATACGGCGCGAAATATGCGGCCATGGTCAAGCGTATCGAAGCGGTCCAATAG
- a CDS encoding GntR family transcriptional regulator, which yields MPARASKKTDPTVRRIAAGKRRSGRPRAATAASKIYSDLRGELVSLQRRPGEAISEAQIALSYGVSRTPVREAILKLSDEGLLEIYPQSGIFVSRIPVAALPEAIIIRKALEETTARMAAERATPSQILALQSILERQREASAAGDSDTFHQADEMFHATVAEVAGYPGIWKYIQQVKVHVDRYRRLTLPQRGRIAKVIIEHEAVLTAIEAHDAEGARRAMEVHLESLLENISATQHINPEYFDERP from the coding sequence ATGCCCGCCCGTGCATCGAAAAAGACGGATCCAACGGTCCGCCGAATTGCCGCCGGCAAGCGCCGCAGCGGCAGACCGCGCGCGGCGACGGCAGCATCGAAAATCTATTCCGACCTTCGCGGCGAATTGGTGTCGCTGCAGCGCCGCCCCGGCGAAGCGATTTCCGAAGCGCAGATCGCCCTCTCCTACGGGGTGAGCCGCACCCCCGTCCGCGAAGCAATCCTCAAATTATCGGATGAAGGCCTGCTGGAGATCTATCCGCAGTCCGGCATCTTCGTTTCGCGCATTCCGGTAGCAGCGCTCCCCGAGGCCATCATCATCCGCAAGGCGCTGGAGGAAACCACCGCGCGGATGGCCGCGGAACGCGCGACACCGAGCCAGATTTTGGCGCTGCAATCGATCCTGGAACGCCAGCGCGAGGCCAGCGCGGCCGGAGACAGCGACACGTTCCATCAAGCCGATGAGATGTTTCATGCTACAGTTGCCGAGGTCGCCGGTTATCCCGGAATCTGGAAGTATATCCAGCAGGTGAAGGTTCACGTCGATCGCTATCGCCGGCTGACCCTCCCCCAGCGCGGGCGGATCGCGAAGGTCATCATCGAACACGAGGCCGTCCTGACCGCCATCGAAGCGCATGACGCGGAGGGTGCAAGGCGGGCGATGGAAGTCCACCTCGAAAGCCTGCTCGAGAACATCTCGGCTACCCAGCATATCAATCCGGAGTACTTCGACGAGCGACCCTAA
- a CDS encoding VOC family protein yields the protein MVFFRDQSIDCLAGEEPVKRTWTIIGVADVSQSFRWYQSLLGLPETAPAHDYFGQIVDSDGTVLLCLHEWGAHEHPSLTSPHDAKPGNGLLLFFRVDNFDQALPRARALVSRLEEEPHVNHNTGTAEFSLRDPDGYYVTISALDPA from the coding sequence GTGGTATTTTTCAGAGATCAATCTATCGATTGTTTGGCCGGAGAAGAACCCGTGAAGCGCACGTGGACGATCATTGGCGTAGCTGACGTGTCGCAGAGCTTCAGGTGGTACCAGTCGCTACTTGGCCTGCCTGAGACGGCTCCTGCTCACGACTACTTCGGGCAAATCGTCGACTCGGACGGAACAGTCTTGCTCTGTCTCCACGAGTGGGGAGCCCACGAGCATCCCTCGTTGACAAGTCCCCACGACGCTAAGCCTGGCAACGGCCTCCTCTTGTTCTTCCGGGTCGACAACTTTGATCAAGCTTTGCCAAGGGCGCGCGCGCTCGTCAGCCGACTGGAAGAAGAGCCACATGTAAATCACAACACTGGAACTGCGGAGTTTTCGCTCCGAGATCCTGACGGATACTACGTCACCATCAGTGCGCTTGATCCGGCGTAA
- a CDS encoding xanthine dehydrogenase family protein molybdopterin-binding subunit gives MSRLGTIARRTFLIGSAAIAGGVAFGVYAYKREPENPLLGQLGDGQVALTPYVRIDQTGVTIITPRADVGQGVASVLAALVAEELDVAWDDIKVDFGPPSAAYYNGAVTAEGLPFAATNDGLIARQARVVGDAMSKFLSLQITGGSSTVPDAYEKMRLAGAVARDVLLQAAAKRTGIAKEELKTSDGSVITPRGEALSYASLAADAARIDPPKDVRLKPEAEWRYLGKSMQRVDIIAKSTGTATFGIDIKMPGMVYATVRTNPRIGGGIKGFDASAAEKSRGIIAIVPITGGVGVIADNTWRAFKAASLIKCDWGPSPYPSSSAAMFQTVAASFTAERKDSRLKDDGDVEAALQVAGVLEAEYKVPYLAHAPLEPMNAVVQLKDGRLDIWTGTQIPLFVVAMAAEVTGLRTENIHLHSLFSGGSFGRRLEHDYVRQAVELAKAHPGRPIKMTWTREEDMSHDVPRPLGMARMRGAVKNGKVEAYDLKLACPSVTASWFGRLGIPTFGPDTAIVAGAWDQPFRIPHYRVTGYRVPEMVPVSSWRSVGASGNGFLHACFLDELIRAAGADPLKELIRLCWHEPSRKVLDAVGEMSKWGSDPGKDRGRGIAFTLSFGVPVAEVVEVTNTPRGIKIDRVFVVADVGKVLDPENFENQVQGGVIWGLGHAINCELTYKDGMPEQTNFHAYEGLRLYQTPVIEVRATDNGSAIRGIGEPPVPPAAPALANAIFAATGKRIRELPLNKHIDFV, from the coding sequence ATGAGCAGGCTCGGCACGATCGCGCGACGTACATTCCTGATCGGCTCCGCGGCGATCGCAGGCGGCGTCGCGTTCGGTGTTTATGCGTACAAACGCGAGCCGGAGAATCCGCTGTTGGGGCAGCTCGGCGATGGGCAGGTCGCGCTCACGCCCTACGTGCGCATAGATCAGACCGGGGTGACCATCATCACGCCGCGCGCCGATGTCGGCCAGGGCGTTGCGTCGGTGCTCGCGGCGCTGGTTGCGGAAGAGCTTGATGTCGCCTGGGACGACATCAAAGTGGATTTTGGACCGCCGAGCGCCGCTTACTACAACGGCGCGGTGACGGCGGAAGGCCTGCCATTTGCCGCGACCAACGACGGTCTGATTGCTCGCCAGGCGCGTGTCGTGGGCGATGCCATGAGCAAGTTCTTGAGCCTGCAGATCACCGGCGGATCGTCGACCGTCCCCGACGCCTATGAGAAGATGCGCCTTGCTGGCGCGGTCGCGAGGGACGTCTTGCTGCAGGCCGCCGCAAAGCGGACCGGCATCGCCAAGGAGGAACTGAAGACCAGCGACGGCAGCGTGATCACGCCACGCGGCGAAGCGCTCAGCTACGCATCCCTGGCCGCGGACGCCGCCCGGATTGATCCGCCGAAAGATGTCCGGCTCAAGCCCGAGGCGGAGTGGCGCTATCTCGGCAAGTCAATGCAGCGCGTCGACATCATTGCGAAATCAACGGGGACGGCCACATTTGGCATCGACATCAAAATGCCCGGCATGGTCTACGCCACGGTGCGCACCAATCCGAGAATCGGTGGCGGCATCAAGGGTTTTGATGCCAGTGCAGCCGAGAAGTCGAGAGGCATCATCGCGATCGTGCCGATCACCGGTGGCGTCGGCGTGATCGCCGACAACACCTGGCGCGCCTTCAAGGCGGCAAGTTTGATCAAGTGCGATTGGGGACCATCGCCCTATCCATCATCCAGCGCGGCCATGTTCCAGACGGTCGCTGCGTCCTTCACGGCGGAACGCAAGGACAGCCGGCTCAAGGATGACGGCGATGTGGAGGCGGCGCTGCAGGTTGCTGGCGTGCTCGAGGCCGAGTATAAAGTGCCATATCTTGCACACGCGCCGCTCGAGCCGATGAATGCCGTGGTCCAGTTGAAGGACGGCCGGCTCGACATCTGGACGGGGACGCAGATTCCGCTGTTCGTGGTTGCAATGGCGGCTGAGGTCACGGGGCTCCGCACCGAGAACATCCACCTGCATTCCCTGTTTTCGGGCGGCAGTTTTGGCCGGCGCCTCGAACACGATTATGTCCGCCAGGCGGTCGAATTGGCGAAGGCGCATCCCGGACGCCCGATCAAGATGACCTGGACGCGCGAGGAGGACATGAGTCACGACGTCCCGCGTCCGCTCGGCATGGCGCGCATGCGCGGCGCGGTCAAGAATGGCAAGGTCGAGGCCTATGATCTTAAGCTCGCTTGCCCTTCGGTGACTGCCTCGTGGTTTGGCCGGCTGGGCATCCCGACCTTCGGACCCGACACCGCCATCGTCGCGGGTGCCTGGGATCAGCCGTTCCGGATTCCGCACTATCGCGTCACCGGCTATCGCGTCCCGGAAATGGTGCCGGTCAGCTCATGGCGCTCGGTCGGCGCGTCCGGCAACGGCTTTCTGCACGCCTGCTTCCTTGACGAGCTGATCCGCGCGGCGGGCGCCGATCCACTGAAGGAACTGATCCGGCTCTGCTGGCACGAGCCGTCACGCAAAGTGCTGGATGCAGTGGGTGAGATGTCAAAGTGGGGCAGCGATCCCGGCAAGGACCGCGGGCGCGGCATCGCGTTCACGCTGTCGTTCGGCGTGCCCGTCGCGGAAGTCGTGGAGGTCACCAACACGCCGCGCGGTATCAAGATCGACAGGGTGTTCGTCGTGGCCGACGTCGGCAAAGTGCTCGACCCCGAGAATTTCGAGAATCAGGTCCAGGGTGGCGTCATCTGGGGACTCGGCCACGCCATCAATTGCGAATTGACCTATAAGGACGGCATGCCCGAGCAGACGAACTTCCATGCCTACGAAGGCTTGCGTCTCTACCAGACGCCGGTGATCGAGGTACGCGCGACCGACAACGGCAGCGCCATTCGGGGCATTGGCGAGCCTCCGGTTCCGCCCGCCGCGCCCGCGCTCGCCAACGCCATCTTCGCCGCCACCGGCAAACGCATCCGCGAATTGCCGCTGAACAAGCACATCGATTTTGTGTAG
- a CDS encoding efflux RND transporter permease subunit, which produces MKRFNLSGWAVSHPALILFLMIVLGAAGFFSYQRLGRAEDPFFTVKVVNVTVIWPGATSAEMQTQVADPIEKKLQELPFFEKVQTYSKPSFTAMQVTFRDYTSPKDVPHLFYLLRKKLDDVQGQLPSGILGPVVNDEFSDVDSILYMMTGDGADYAELKKAAEGFRQRLLRVPGVKKVNLYGTQDERIYVEFSHAKLATLGVTPQALFDSLAKQNNVTPAGTVETSSQRVPLRVTGALDGVKAVAETPVESNGRVFRLGDIATVTHGFVDPPTFTVRQESRPALGIGIVTTKGANILELGKDVEKATADFMKAVPQGIDVERIADQPKVVEHAVGEFMHSFIEALAIVLFVSFVALGWRTGIVVATSVPLVLAIVFIVMSAMSLDLHRITLGALIISLGLLVDDAIIAVEMMVVKMEQGWDRIRAASFAWESTAFPMLTGTLVTAAGFLPIGFANSAVGEYAGGIFWIVAIALVASWFVAVIFTPYIGVKLLPNMKVHHTHDPHAIYETRLYRGLRAGVQWCVNHRIKVVVATVGVFFASIVGFGNVQQQFFPLSERPELFLQLRLPEGTAFNVTEKAVKDAEKLLEGDKDISTYTAYVGQGSPRFWLGLNPQLPNEAFAEIVILSKDVEARERVKAKIEHAVANGAISEARVRVDRFNFGPPVGFPVQFRVIGPDAGKVRDIAYQVRDVMRQNPNLKDVQLDWNEQSPYLKLVVDQDRARALGLTPQDVSQALAMLISGAPVTTIRDGIEKVGVVARAVPSERLDLGRVGDLTITSRNGVAVPLQQIAKIEYAHEEPILWRRNRDMAITARSDVVDGVQAPDVTNQISPKLQEIRNHLEPAYRIEPGGAFEESAKGNASIFILFPMMVMVMLTLLMIQLQSFSRLFLVFLTAPLGIVGASLGLNVANQPFGFVALLGLIALAGMIMRNAVILVDQIETDVSHGLTRKQAIVEATVRRARPVVLTALAAILAMIPLSRSAFWGPMAITIMGGLFVATFLTLLYLPGLYALWFRKSLEESGTGEEAASARLHDGNARPAIPLAEAAE; this is translated from the coding sequence ATGAAACGCTTCAATCTTTCGGGCTGGGCGGTCAGTCATCCGGCGCTGATCCTGTTCCTGATGATTGTGCTCGGCGCGGCCGGCTTCTTCTCCTATCAGCGGCTCGGCCGTGCCGAGGATCCGTTCTTCACGGTGAAAGTGGTCAACGTCACCGTGATCTGGCCGGGCGCGACGTCAGCGGAAATGCAGACTCAGGTCGCCGATCCCATCGAGAAGAAACTGCAGGAATTGCCGTTCTTCGAGAAGGTTCAGACCTATTCCAAGCCGTCGTTCACGGCGATGCAGGTCACGTTCAGGGACTACACGTCTCCCAAGGACGTGCCGCACCTGTTCTACCTGCTGCGCAAGAAGTTGGACGATGTGCAGGGGCAACTGCCATCTGGCATCCTTGGCCCTGTCGTCAATGACGAATTCAGCGACGTCGACTCGATCCTTTATATGATGACCGGCGACGGCGCCGATTACGCCGAGCTGAAGAAGGCCGCGGAAGGCTTTCGTCAGCGGCTGCTGCGGGTGCCCGGGGTGAAGAAAGTCAACCTCTACGGCACCCAGGACGAGCGTATCTATGTCGAGTTCAGCCACGCCAAGCTTGCGACGCTGGGCGTCACACCGCAGGCGCTGTTCGACTCGCTTGCCAAGCAGAATAACGTCACCCCGGCCGGCACGGTCGAAACGTCGTCGCAGCGCGTGCCGCTGCGCGTCACCGGCGCGCTTGACGGCGTGAAAGCCGTTGCCGAAACCCCGGTTGAGAGCAATGGCCGCGTGTTCCGCTTGGGTGATATTGCAACCGTAACGCATGGCTTCGTTGATCCGCCAACTTTCACGGTTCGCCAGGAAAGCAGGCCCGCGCTCGGCATCGGCATCGTTACCACCAAAGGCGCCAACATCCTCGAGCTCGGCAAGGACGTCGAGAAGGCGACCGCGGACTTCATGAAGGCGGTGCCGCAGGGCATCGATGTCGAGCGGATCGCCGACCAGCCGAAGGTGGTCGAGCATGCGGTCGGCGAGTTCATGCACTCCTTCATCGAGGCACTGGCGATCGTGTTGTTCGTCTCGTTCGTGGCGCTTGGCTGGCGCACCGGCATTGTGGTCGCAACGTCGGTGCCGCTCGTGCTCGCGATCGTCTTCATCGTCATGAGCGCGATGTCGCTCGACCTGCACCGCATCACGCTGGGCGCGCTGATCATCTCACTGGGATTGCTCGTCGACGACGCCATCATCGCGGTCGAAATGATGGTGGTGAAGATGGAGCAGGGCTGGGATCGCATCCGTGCCGCGTCCTTTGCCTGGGAATCCACGGCGTTTCCGATGCTGACTGGTACGCTGGTCACGGCAGCCGGGTTCCTGCCCATCGGCTTCGCCAACTCGGCGGTCGGCGAATATGCCGGCGGCATCTTCTGGATCGTCGCGATCGCGCTGGTCGCGTCCTGGTTCGTGGCCGTGATCTTCACGCCCTATATCGGCGTCAAGCTGCTGCCGAACATGAAGGTGCACCACACCCACGATCCGCATGCGATCTACGAGACGCGTCTCTATCGCGGCCTGCGCGCCGGGGTGCAGTGGTGCGTCAACCATCGCATCAAGGTGGTGGTGGCGACCGTTGGCGTGTTCTTCGCTTCCATCGTCGGTTTCGGCAACGTCCAGCAGCAGTTTTTCCCGCTCTCCGAGCGTCCCGAACTGTTCCTGCAGCTTCGCTTGCCGGAAGGCACCGCCTTCAACGTCACCGAGAAGGCGGTGAAGGACGCGGAGAAGCTGTTGGAAGGCGACAAGGACATTTCGACCTACACGGCCTATGTCGGCCAGGGCTCGCCGCGCTTCTGGCTCGGCCTCAACCCGCAACTGCCGAACGAGGCCTTTGCCGAGATCGTGATCCTCTCCAAGGACGTCGAGGCGCGCGAGCGCGTCAAGGCCAAGATTGAGCACGCGGTCGCCAATGGTGCGATCAGCGAGGCACGCGTGCGCGTCGATCGCTTCAATTTCGGTCCGCCGGTCGGCTTTCCCGTCCAGTTCCGGGTCATTGGCCCCGACGCGGGCAAGGTGCGCGACATCGCCTACCAGGTGCGCGACGTCATGCGGCAGAACCCGAATCTCAAGGACGTGCAGCTCGACTGGAACGAGCAGTCGCCCTATCTGAAGCTCGTCGTCGACCAGGACCGTGCCCGCGCGCTCGGCCTCACCCCGCAGGACGTCTCGCAGGCGCTCGCCATGCTGATCTCCGGCGCGCCGGTGACGACTATCCGCGACGGCATCGAGAAGGTCGGCGTGGTCGCCCGCGCCGTGCCGTCCGAGCGGCTCGACCTCGGCCGCGTTGGCGATCTGACGATTACGTCGAGGAACGGAGTGGCTGTGCCGCTGCAGCAAATCGCAAAAATCGAATATGCGCATGAGGAGCCGATCCTGTGGCGGCGTAACCGCGACATGGCGATCACCGCGCGCTCCGACGTGGTCGACGGCGTGCAGGCGCCCGACGTCACCAACCAGATCTCGCCCAAGCTGCAGGAGATCCGTAACCATCTCGAGCCGGCCTACCGGATCGAGCCGGGCGGCGCGTTCGAGGAATCGGCCAAAGGTAACGCCTCGATCTTCATCCTCTTCCCGATGATGGTCATGGTGATGTTGACGCTGCTGATGATCCAGCTGCAGAGCTTCTCGCGCCTGTTCCTGGTCTTCCTCACCGCTCCGCTCGGCATCGTCGGCGCCTCGCTCGGGTTGAACGTCGCCAACCAGCCCTTCGGCTTCGTGGCGCTGCTCGGACTGATCGCGCTGGCCGGGATGATCATGCGCAACGCGGTAATCCTCGTCGACCAGATCGAAACCGACGTCTCCCACGGCCTGACCCGCAAGCAAGCCATCGTCGAGGCCACCGTCCGGCGCGCCCGCCCGGTGGTGCTGACGGCGCTGGCCGCGATCCTGGCGATGATCCCACTGTCGCGTTCGGCGTTCTGGGGCCCGATGGCGATCACCATCATGGGCGGCTTGTTCGTTGCAACCTTCCTGACCCTGCTGTACCTGCCGGGCCTTTATGCCCTGTGGTTCCGCAAGAGCCTGGAGGAAAGCGGCACGGGTGAAGAGGCTGCTTCCGCAAGGCTGCATGACGGGAATGCACGCCCGGCAATTCCGCTTGCTGAAGCGGCTGAATAA
- a CDS encoding TetR/AcrR family transcriptional regulator produces MTLVSEHIESDTRERILVVAERLFREIGYQKTTVADIAKELRMSPANVYRFFDSKKAINEGVARGLMGEVEDAAHAIVIRSGSAADRLRELLTTVHRMNSERYVGDSKLHEMVAIAMEESWDVCVAHMQIITESIVGIIAQGVASGEFEAPDVPLAAGCTCTAMMRFFHPQMIAQCATKPGPSINQMIDFILASLASRAKGTGGAN; encoded by the coding sequence ATGACGCTGGTTTCGGAACATATCGAAAGCGACACCCGGGAGCGGATTCTCGTGGTGGCGGAGCGTTTGTTTCGCGAAATCGGCTATCAGAAAACCACCGTCGCCGACATCGCCAAAGAGCTGCGTATGAGCCCGGCCAACGTCTATCGCTTCTTCGATTCGAAGAAGGCGATTAACGAGGGCGTCGCGCGCGGCCTGATGGGCGAAGTCGAAGACGCCGCCCACGCTATCGTGATCAGGTCGGGCTCAGCGGCCGATCGGCTGCGCGAGCTGTTGACCACCGTTCATCGCATGAACTCGGAACGCTATGTCGGTGATTCCAAGCTGCACGAGATGGTGGCGATCGCGATGGAGGAGAGCTGGGACGTATGCGTGGCGCACATGCAAATCATCACCGAGAGCATCGTCGGCATTATCGCCCAGGGCGTCGCGTCGGGTGAATTCGAGGCTCCGGACGTGCCGCTCGCGGCGGGATGCACCTGCACCGCGATGATGCGCTTCTTCCATCCGCAGATGATCGCGCAGTGCGCCACCAAGCCGGGGCCGTCGATCAACCAGATGATCGACTTTATCCTCGCGAGCCTCGCTTCGCGTGCGAAAGGGACAGGCGGGGCGAACTAG
- a CDS encoding VOC family protein: protein MSKMNSVVHFEMPYDDRERMAKFYQNVFGWQTQMFGEEMGNYVLATTTETDESGPKKPGAINGGFFPKKPDWPAQYPSLVIAVDDIQAAMRQVTDAGGTVLGEPLEIPGVGQYVSFFDTEGNRVSMLQPIPRN from the coding sequence ATGAGCAAAATGAACTCTGTCGTTCACTTCGAAATGCCCTACGACGACCGCGAGCGCATGGCGAAGTTCTACCAAAACGTATTTGGCTGGCAGACACAGATGTTTGGGGAGGAGATGGGAAACTATGTCCTTGCCACCACAACCGAAACGGACGAGAGTGGGCCTAAGAAGCCAGGCGCGATCAATGGTGGCTTCTTCCCGAAAAAGCCCGACTGGCCGGCGCAATATCCTTCGCTCGTCATCGCGGTCGATGACATTCAGGCCGCGATGAGGCAAGTGACTGATGCCGGTGGCACGGTACTGGGTGAGCCGTTGGAGATTCCGGGCGTGGGCCAGTACGTCTCATTCTTTGACACGGAGGGCAACCGCGTAAGCATGCTTCAGCCCATTCCGCGCAATTAA
- a CDS encoding isoprenylcysteine carboxylmethyltransferase family protein, translated as MPFLPAELLAGWLGAMVFVLALALFAWAIVTITKAGSNVPTSLRTTTVVETGPYRFTRNPIYLGMFLGLIGLAIAFNSLWLLLTLVPFALVIRYGVVARKEAYLDRKFGPRLSPLPCACAALDVQNPP; from the coding sequence TTGCCGTTCCTGCCCGCCGAACTGCTTGCAGGCTGGCTCGGTGCGATGGTGTTTGTCCTCGCGCTGGCACTTTTCGCTTGGGCCATCGTTACGATCACCAAGGCCGGTTCGAACGTCCCTACCAGTCTGCGGACTACAACCGTCGTCGAGACTGGACCGTACCGCTTTACGCGCAACCCCATCTACCTCGGCATGTTCCTGGGTCTGATCGGCTTGGCCATTGCCTTCAACAGCCTCTGGCTGTTGCTGACGTTGGTGCCCTTCGCCCTCGTCATTCGCTACGGTGTAGTCGCCCGCAAGGAAGCCTATCTCGATCGCAAGTTCGGCCCACGTCTATCGCCGCTACCGTGCGCGTGTGCGGCGCTGGATGTACAGAACCCGCCATGA